GTAATAATCATTCGGCTTCACATCGGCGAACGTCGAGGCGATTTCGGCACGCAGGTCAAGCATGTTCGCCAGCATCAAGATAAAATCAGCTCGCGTTACCTGATTTGCGGGGCTGAAAGTGCCCTTTTCGATCGAGGTGCCTTTGACGATGCCTCTTTCGGCCAGCTTATCGATCGCCTCGCGCGCCCATTCATGCTTGCCAAGGTCGGTAAATGCAGCCGGATTCTTCCCGCCGATAGCATAGACGCCGACATGGTCGATGGAGAATCGCAGCATATCCTTGTCTTTGTCATAAGACGCGCCATTAATTGCCGCCGCGCTATCGCCCATCAGCTCGAAAGCTTGCAGATCAACAGCTTGCTCTCCCGCTTGAAGCGAATACGGAATGGCAATCGAAATCGGTGCCTTCGCATTTTTCCAAGACAGAGACTCACCGTCCAGTTGCAATGCAACTTCTACGATTGGCCTGTTGCCGATCCGCCCGGCCGCTTCGTTACTGCGATACTCGCCCGCATAATCGCTTACGATTACGAGCAGCTTTCCAGCATTCTCCTTGACTCCTGCCAGCATGTCACCAGTCAAAACAAGCTGAGCGTACGGCGTGGAGATATGCAGAATCAGATTAGACTGGTTCGTCAGATTAGCCGCCGGAAGCTCCAAAGCATAGCTCCCAGCCGCGTTCGACGACTTCAATTCAACATGAACATGTTTATTACCTTTGCTGTCGGCCACTGCCCTCTGAATGGCGGCATTCAGATCCCACGCCCCGACCGCAGCGGCAGCCTGCTGGCCGTTCATCGTCGGGACAAGCACGGCTTTGACTGAACCGTCCGATTGCAACGTATACGGATCTTGCGCCTGACCGCCTCCACCGTTGCTTCTACCGCTGCCTCCACCGCTGCCTCCACCGCTACCTCCACCGTTGCCTCCACCAGTGGAAGGCGGATTGCGATATTCGAAGGCGACCTGCTCGGAAGTCGTCATGTCATCTGTTTCCAGCTCGACCGTATACTTCCCTTGCTCTTCTCCGGTCAACGTAAAGGTGATGCGGAAGCTTCCGTCATCCTCAGTGCCCGTCTGACCGGTATATTGAATGTTGCCTTTTGGGTCAAGCACTTTCACATACAAACGTTCTTTCTTGCCGTTCATGACCAGACCGTCAATCGTGACTTTCTTCGTGGAAGCGTCCACAGCGGCTTGTATGCCGTCCAACGTCTTTAGCTCTTGCTTCGGGGCAAGATCGTATACGCCGAATTCATAGAAGGAATAACCGTAAAACGTTGCCCGATTCAATCCCTCAAACTTGATGTATCTTGCCGTCGTTGCCGGGAATACCAGGGTGTTCTTGCCGTCGGCAGCTTTAACCACGCCATTGTTGCCGACTTTCAAGGGCTCCCACGTCTGCTTATCATCCGAGACGCTCAGACGGTATTGGTCCGCGCGCGCATATTCCCAATCGATGCGGATCGTATCGAAGGTTTGCTGGCTGTCCAGATCAACCTGGAACCAAGCCGTATCGCGCACTTCGCTCGCCCAACGCGTGGCCGGTGCGCCGTCCAACGCCTTCGCAGGCTCCAGACCTGCGGCCTCCGTCGAGGATGCCTCTGCTTCTTTATCTTGTGCGATGCTGCCAGCCTCATAATACACACCTTCCTTCAGCGCCGTATAAGCGCCTTCCGTTACAAACTCAAGGCCTTTAGCTTCTTCCAGCTTCGCATTGAATGCCACCAAATAGTCCCTGGCTTGCTCAGGGTCGCTCTCTTGCGTACGCTCCATCATGATCAAGGCGTTGCGCATAGCGCGTACCGTATCGGCATTGCTAAGCTGCTTGTTGTCCGCGTACTTATCAACAAGAGCCAATAGGCCTTCAGCGCCCAAACGAGCTTCTATTACGAATTTAACCGTCTTGGATTTGGCAGCCGCCACCGTCAGCTCCAGCACATGCTTACCCGGCTTACCCGTCAGATCTACAACAGTTCCTTCCGTATAAGGCTTGCCGTCATACTTGGCCGTAACTTTAACAATCCCGCTCCCGTCATCTCCCGGAATGGTCCAGGTGAAGGCGGCTTGTGTCGTATCAGGCACGATCGTATGCTCCGAGATCGGCTGCCCGTTCATGAGCGCTACAACATCAGGCGGAGCAGCGTCTTGCTCCTGATAAGTGCCTTTAGAGAATTGGTATAGCCAATCGTAAAGCACGCGGGTAGCTGGGTCTGTGCTTTTCGCCGCTTTGTATACAGCGTTGTTGCCTTGATAGTAAGCTTTATATCCATGCTGCATCAGACCGGTATCCACGCCGCTGTTCAAGTACTCGATGAACCGCTCGCGGAAGACGGCGTCGTTGATCATCCGGTCGTCGAATTCCAGCTCCAGCGACATGCCGTACCGCTTCGCCATATCCGCTGTATCCTCCAGACGCGAAGGGTCCAGTTTCTCGAAGAAATAGTTCGGCTGCAGAGATACGGCATCAATGCCGACATCCTTCCACATGAATGCCTTATAGGCCATAAAATGAGGAATCCAGAACAGCTTCAGGCCTGCGTTACGAACGATGTCGCTCGCTTTCTTGACCATCTCCGGCCCGGTCGCATGCGTGCTGATTTGTTCCTCCAGCCAATACATGCCGACGAGCTCCAGGTTCGAGTAGCCCGCAGCCGTCCATCTGGCTTGCACTTCATCGACCCACCACTGAATCGCTTTGGCCCTGTTATCCAGCGATGCGGCATCGCCGACCGCACCTACATCGAAGTTCAGATCCTCGCCGTCAATGCTGCCGAAGTCGGACTGGTACTCGCCCGGTTCTGGAATCATCAGAACAACCTTCGTCTTATGGTCGGGCTCGCCAAGCTTCACGCCTGCCTCGACCGTCGCCTCGTTCAACGCGCTCATATCGCCGCCAGCGTTAAACGTTTTATCCAAATACCATTCCCATTCCTGTTTTCTGGCTTTGCCGGCCGCTTCTGTCGCTCCGAAGCCTCTGCCGTTATCCGATGTCAAGCCCAGATACAGCACGCCGTCGAACAGCCAATCGACAGGCTCTCCCTGCTCGTTCACATAACTGATATTAGGGATAGCCCGTTCCTTCGTCCAATTTCCTGTGCCGTCCGCGTAGTGTCCGTTATACAGCAAGCCCAGGTTTTGAATCCCGCCAGTAGCATCTCCAGGCTGCAGGAGGGCGTAAGGCTCAGGCTGTACCGGCTGCGCTCCGGCGATCAAGCCATCCGCACCGGTAATCGTCACCTCGTCAATCATGCTCCATGCCCTCGGATGCATGGAGAACACTACTTTTACATACCGAGCGTATACGAGTCCTTCGGTATAATCGCCACGCTTGACAGCTCCCGTTTCAGGGCTGCCGTCCCATGCAAATGTCTCGATGTTGGTCTGGTCGCCCCATAACAACTGAGTTGCATTATGAGACAATACGCCCCAGCTCACCCCATCGTCCGACGCGTAGAACGAAACGGTGAGCGGCACAAGCGTTTCGTTGTTCGGCCAATCGTGCAGGAAACTCGCGCTCACCTCCTGAACCGTCTTTTGCTCGCCTAGATCAAACACAACCGAACGGGATTTCTTGTTGCGGTGGCCCACCCAGTTGCCGCTGTCACGCGAGGGGTCGGCGGCATTGCCGTCCGTCAGCTTCGTCCCGTCATCCGGGAAAGCGCCCTCCGGCTGTTCCGACCATGTGTACATTTTCCCTTGGGCCAGATTATAAAAGCCGGCACTTTCTCTGCCCACCTCCTCCGCATTCACAGACGATATTAACGATAACAGCATGACTGGGACAAGCAGCAAAGCAGTCAAACTTCGTCTAGTTTTCACCTAATCTCACGCTCTCTTTCTATGCATAATTAGTTCTGCTCCTGTTCCTTCAACTCCGCAAGCGCATCAAGCATATTCAGAATAACGGTCACTGCTTCAGCTCTCGTCGCTGAGGCGGCCGGCGCGAACCGGTTGTCCCCGCGACCGTTCATCACTCCCGCCTCCTGGGCTGCTGCCACATACGGCTTCGCCCAAGCCGGGATTTGATCCGCGTCCGTGTAAGAGAGCTCATGCCCTTCCGCAGTCTTCAGACCCAAGCCGCGAACAATCATTGCTGCCAGTTCTGCTCGACTAATCGAAACCTTCGGTCGGAATGTCCCATCCGCATAGCCGCTGATCAGGCCGGATGCCAAGGCTTGTGCAATATAAGGCTTCGCCCAGGTTTGAATCGAACCTGCGTCCGCGAAGTCCAGCGAACTGTTCGCACCTTGCAGCTTCAACGCTTTGACCAGCATGACGACGAATTCGTCTCTGCTGACCGTCTTATTCGGCTTGAACGTCTTGTCGGTGTAGCCCGCTACGAATCCAAGCTCAACCGCCCGTTTGATGGACGCTTCTGCCCAATGGCTCGCAATATCGTTCAGCCGAACCGTTGTCGATCCGCCGGACTCCCCGCCGTTGCCGCTGCCGTTCTCATTGCCATTGCCTGGATCTTCACCTCCCGGATTCGAACCGCCGTTACGGCCTTCTTCCGGATCAGGAGTTACTGGAGTCGGAACCCATCCTCCGCCGCCGGAGCCAGGCAGCGCTTTGATTTTGATCTTGAACGTTTTCTCCGCGGATGCAGCTCCCTTGCTGATCGTCGCGGTCAGTACG
Above is a window of Paenibacillus sp. FSL K6-1330 DNA encoding:
- a CDS encoding DUF4855 domain-containing protein, which produces MKTRRSLTALLLVPVMLLSLISSVNAEEVGRESAGFYNLAQGKMYTWSEQPEGAFPDDGTKLTDGNAADPSRDSGNWVGHRNKKSRSVVFDLGEQKTVQEVSASFLHDWPNNETLVPLTVSFYASDDGVSWGVLSHNATQLLWGDQTNIETFAWDGSPETGAVKRGDYTEGLVYARYVKVVFSMHPRAWSMIDEVTITGADGLIAGAQPVQPEPYALLQPGDATGGIQNLGLLYNGHYADGTGNWTKERAIPNISYVNEQGEPVDWLFDGVLYLGLTSDNGRGFGATEAAGKARKQEWEWYLDKTFNAGGDMSALNEATVEAGVKLGEPDHKTKVVLMIPEPGEYQSDFGSIDGEDLNFDVGAVGDAASLDNRAKAIQWWVDEVQARWTAAGYSNLELVGMYWLEEQISTHATGPEMVKKASDIVRNAGLKLFWIPHFMAYKAFMWKDVGIDAVSLQPNYFFEKLDPSRLEDTADMAKRYGMSLELEFDDRMINDAVFRERFIEYLNSGVDTGLMQHGYKAYYQGNNAVYKAAKSTDPATRVLYDWLYQFSKGTYQEQDAAPPDVVALMNGQPISEHTIVPDTTQAAFTWTIPGDDGSGIVKVTAKYDGKPYTEGTVVDLTGKPGKHVLELTVAAAKSKTVKFVIEARLGAEGLLALVDKYADNKQLSNADTVRAMRNALIMMERTQESDPEQARDYLVAFNAKLEEAKGLEFVTEGAYTALKEGVYYEAGSIAQDKEAEASSTEAAGLEPAKALDGAPATRWASEVRDTAWFQVDLDSQQTFDTIRIDWEYARADQYRLSVSDDKQTWEPLKVGNNGVVKAADGKNTLVFPATTARYIKFEGLNRATFYGYSFYEFGVYDLAPKQELKTLDGIQAAVDASTKKVTIDGLVMNGKKERLYVKVLDPKGNIQYTGQTGTEDDGSFRITFTLTGEEQGKYTVELETDDMTTSEQVAFEYRNPPSTGGGNGGGSGGGSGGGSGRSNGGGGQAQDPYTLQSDGSVKAVLVPTMNGQQAAAAVGAWDLNAAIQRAVADSKGNKHVHVELKSSNAAGSYALELPAANLTNQSNLILHISTPYAQLVLTGDMLAGVKENAGKLLVIVSDYAGEYRSNEAAGRIGNRPIVEVALQLDGESLSWKNAKAPISIAIPYSLQAGEQAVDLQAFELMGDSAAAINGASYDKDKDMLRFSIDHVGVYAIGGKNPAAFTDLGKHEWAREAIDKLAERGIVKGTSIEKGTFSPANQVTRADFILMLANMLDLRAEIASTFADVKPNDYYYDAVSIAKQLGIASGVNEVNFAPRDSISRQDAMVMLTRALHTTGAIKPSASGSTLEGFRDASQIAPYAADSVATMFEYGLVTGSNGYMKPKSTTSRAEAATFLYRVLQLIEGQLQ